Proteins from a single region of Candidatus Dadabacteria bacterium:
- the purF gene encoding amidophosphoribosyltransferase translates to MRSQLKEECGVFGIFGNKEAANLAYLGLHSLQHRGQESAGIVTSDGRRLYGKRAMGLVADVFDEESLKDLPGTSAIGHVRYSTSGSSSASNIQPIAITRAGSEMAVAHNGNLTNALTIRNQLEKDGAIFQSTTDTEVVVHLMARSKEPEMPQKIIYALSLCRGAYSIVFLDSKQLVAARDPYGFRPLVLGKAGDSYVVASETCAFGLINATYVRDIEPGEIVVIDEKGIKSIKPFAPERPAACIFEYIYFSRPDSGMNGRNVYLVRKALGKQLAVEHPADADIVIPVPDSGVPAAMGYAEETGIPYETGFLRSHYVGRTFIEPEQSIRNFGVKLKLSAIEQVITNKRVVVVDDSIVRGTTSRKIIKMVRDAGAKEIHMRVCSPPMRFSCYYGIDTPNKDELIANSLDVDGIKNYITADSLGYLSKDGIDIAVQGLPREKGCTKQEGYCYACFTGNYKVEVEDLSLSPAQMNLFAG, encoded by the coding sequence ATGAGATCTCAACTGAAAGAAGAGTGCGGGGTTTTCGGCATCTTTGGCAACAAGGAGGCGGCAAATCTCGCCTATCTGGGTCTTCACTCCCTTCAGCACCGCGGACAGGAAAGCGCGGGAATAGTAACATCGGACGGCAGGCGGCTTTACGGAAAACGCGCAATGGGCCTGGTGGCGGATGTGTTTGACGAAGAATCGCTTAAAGATCTCCCCGGCACAAGCGCAATCGGGCATGTGCGTTACTCAACCTCCGGCTCCAGTTCCGCGAGCAACATACAGCCCATCGCCATAACACGCGCGGGTTCAGAAATGGCGGTTGCGCACAACGGCAATCTCACAAACGCTCTGACGATTAGAAATCAACTTGAAAAAGACGGGGCTATATTCCAGTCCACAACGGACACCGAGGTGGTTGTGCACTTGATGGCAAGGTCAAAAGAGCCGGAGATGCCTCAAAAAATTATTTACGCCCTGTCATTATGCAGGGGGGCGTATTCAATAGTGTTTCTGGACTCAAAACAACTGGTCGCGGCAAGAGACCCTTACGGATTCAGGCCCCTTGTTCTGGGCAAAGCCGGAGACTCCTATGTGGTGGCGTCTGAGACATGCGCGTTCGGCCTGATAAACGCCACATACGTAAGAGACATTGAGCCGGGGGAGATTGTGGTTATTGATGAGAAGGGAATTAAGTCCATAAAACCGTTTGCCCCGGAGCGCCCGGCCGCTTGCATTTTTGAATACATATACTTTTCGCGGCCAGACAGCGGTATGAACGGGCGCAATGTGTATCTGGTGAGAAAGGCTCTCGGCAAACAACTTGCCGTTGAGCACCCCGCCGATGCCGACATTGTTATTCCCGTTCCCGACTCCGGAGTCCCTGCGGCCATGGGATACGCCGAAGAGACGGGCATCCCTTATGAAACGGGTTTTTTGAGGAGTCATTATGTTGGAAGAACCTTTATTGAGCCGGAGCAGTCCATAAGAAACTTTGGCGTCAAACTCAAACTCAGCGCAATTGAGCAGGTGATTACAAATAAAAGAGTGGTTGTCGTGGATGACTCAATTGTCAGGGGGACAACCAGCAGAAAAATAATCAAAATGGTCAGGGACGCCGGGGCAAAAGAGATTCACATGAGAGTATGCTCGCCGCCCATGAGGTTTTCCTGCTACTACGGCATAGACACTCCCAACAAAGATGAACTGATAGCAAACTCGCTTGATGTGGACGGGATTAAGAACTACATAACCGCCGACTCTCTGGGGTATTTGAGCAAGGACGGAATAGACATTGCGGTGCAGGGCCTCCCTCGT
- a CDS encoding DUF1272 domain-containing protein — protein MLEMKNECLQCNIKLEPTSDAMICSYECTYCLQCASENNGICKNCGGDLQLRPKRKQGEA, from the coding sequence ATGCTTGAAATGAAAAATGAATGCCTTCAGTGCAATATCAAACTTGAACCGACCTCTGATGCTATGATTTGCTCCTACGAGTGCACGTATTGCCTACAGTGCGCAAGCGAGAACAACGGCATTTGCAAAAATTGCGGCGGTGATTTGCAGTTGCGCCCTAAAAGAAAGCAGGGAGAGGCATGA
- a CDS encoding type II toxin-antitoxin system RelE/ParE family toxin codes for MARIIWSERARNDLRDVVDFISFDNPVAAQVLHSKILSGVKRLGDFPHSGRKVPELREYLPNFREIVVTPCRVIYKVKNEKVYVLRVIRTERALRLYMLGSDSGERKKVLHEGR; via the coding sequence GTGGCCAGAATAATTTGGTCTGAGCGGGCAAGGAATGACTTGAGAGATGTTGTGGACTTCATCTCTTTTGACAACCCTGTCGCCGCGCAGGTTTTACACAGCAAGATTCTTTCCGGCGTTAAGCGTTTGGGCGATTTTCCTCATTCAGGGCGCAAAGTTCCCGAATTGCGGGAGTATCTGCCGAATTTCAGGGAGATTGTTGTTACTCCCTGCAGGGTGATTTACAAGGTTAAAAACGAGAAGGTATATGTTCTGAGGGTTATAAGGACTGAAAGGGCGTTGCGCCTTTACATGCTTGGGAGTGACAGCGGTGAGCGGAAAAAGGTTTTACATGAGGGAAGGTAA
- a CDS encoding type II toxin-antitoxin system Phd/YefM family antitoxin, which yields MKTELVTTLKRQATKILADLRKTKEPVLITEHGKPSAYLVDVGDYEMTQRRVDMLEKLLEAEMDIASGRVYTQEEMEAEFEKKWPE from the coding sequence ATGAAGACTGAACTTGTAACCACACTCAAGCGGCAGGCGACAAAAATCCTTGCCGACCTTCGCAAAACAAAAGAGCCGGTGTTGATTACCGAACACGGGAAGCCGTCCGCGTATCTTGTGGATGTTGGCGACTACGAGATGACGCAGAGGCGCGTGGATATGTTGGAGAAGTTGCTTGAGGCGGAAATGGACATAGCAAGCGGGCGGGTCTACACGCAGGAAGAGATGGAAGCAGAGTTTGAGAAGAAGTGGCCAGAATAA
- a CDS encoding enoyl-CoA hydratase/isomerase family protein: MPWDIELTEKAALVSMNSNPVGVMNEGFFEDLRSAFSSLAEKHPSKPVVLASAAKTFSSGLDLDECVPLFRRGDKKEIDVWFERFFSSMVAVLEHPAPVIAAIGGHAIAGGCLLALCCDIRIAEEGKPRIGLNEETIGFPMPISLAALVTGALGTRRGKRIMKRGEIYNALDARELGIINRICLSGEAARTALAEAERLLNSDSGGKKAKAHITGKVRKLFNKEDRYRLAGRLSAPETIERLEALIQTLKKAKKGAKTIKEEETKAKKAAKPEEEGKKKKAAKTKKEVEVVKVRRRVRAKKTTEEAKEKKAETKKKTTKAPAKAKKG, translated from the coding sequence ATGCCGTGGGATATTGAATTAACGGAGAAAGCGGCGCTTGTCTCCATGAACTCCAATCCGGTCGGAGTCATGAATGAAGGTTTCTTTGAAGACCTTCGCTCCGCATTTTCCTCCCTTGCCGAAAAACACCCTTCAAAGCCCGTAGTGCTTGCGTCCGCTGCAAAGACGTTCTCTTCGGGTCTTGACCTTGATGAGTGCGTGCCTCTGTTCCGCCGGGGAGACAAAAAGGAGATTGACGTCTGGTTTGAGCGGTTTTTCAGTTCAATGGTTGCCGTGCTTGAGCATCCCGCTCCGGTTATTGCGGCGATAGGCGGGCATGCCATTGCCGGGGGGTGCTTGCTTGCGCTGTGCTGCGACATAAGGATTGCCGAAGAGGGGAAACCGCGCATAGGACTGAACGAGGAAACCATCGGGTTTCCAATGCCTATTTCCCTTGCCGCTCTGGTAACAGGGGCGCTCGGCACGCGGCGGGGCAAGCGCATAATGAAAAGGGGGGAGATTTACAACGCCCTGGATGCGCGTGAACTGGGCATTATCAACCGTATATGCCTGTCCGGAGAGGCCGCCCGCACCGCGCTCGCAGAAGCGGAGCGTCTTTTGAATTCGGATTCCGGCGGCAAAAAGGCGAAGGCGCACATTACGGGCAAGGTGAGGAAACTGTTCAACAAGGAAGACCGCTACCGTCTTGCGGGGAGACTTTCCGCCCCCGAAACGATTGAAAGACTGGAAGCCCTGATTCAGACCCTGAAAAAGGCAAAGAAAGGGGCAAAGACCATAAAAGAGGAAGAGACCAAAGCAAAGAAGGCGGCAAAGCCGGAGGAAGAGGGCAAAAAGAAAAAAGCGGCGAAGACGAAGAAAGAGGTGGAAGTTGTCAAGGTCAGGAGGCGTGTCAGAGCGAAGAAGACCACGGAAGAAGCCAAAGAGAAAAAGGCGGAAACAAAGAAGAAGACAACAAAAGCCCCGGCAAAAGCAAAGAAAGGATAA
- the purL gene encoding phosphoribosylformylglycinamidine synthase subunit PurL: MCKPFDDREARRVYNQTRIFRPMPQNPSETNCSSEAEALEHGLSSQEYSLIQKTLGREPNRVETGILGAMWSEHCSYKSSRVHLSKFPTEGKAVVHGPGENAGVMDIGGGLCVVFKMESHNHPSFIEPCQGAATGVGGILRDIFTMGARPVAILDSLRFGDPSLDKTRFLVDGVVSGIAEYGNCVGVPTVGGEIDFDECYNGNPLVNVLAVGIARKDGIFTGCAAGVGNSVIYVGSKTGRDGIKGAVMASDVFGDETSSDRPTVQIGDPFTEKLLIEACMELFETDAVVGIQDMGAAGLTSSSAEMAERSGNGIWIECGKIPRREEGMTPYEIMLSESQERMLAVIKKGREDDARKVFEKWGLDFSVIGRVTGDNRLVVAENGEPVADLPVNLIADAPKYSRPMKKPASPPPSPSPIPEGGEKENFIRMLSSPSCASKRWIYGQYDHMVGTATVLPPGGSDASVIRIRGEAKGLALTSNCNSRYCLLNPREGAKAAVAESARNIACVGARPLGITDCLNFGNPENPEVMWQFSEAVEGISEAAEYFSTPVVSGNVSLYNETAGVSINPTPIIGMVGIIDDISKTVAKRFRDEGDLIFIAGRTFEDMGGSLFSALLAGEVAGEPPSVNLESEMGLVLSLVECCGKGIIKSAHDVSEGGLGIALAECCFSGIDGNVGFSVLLDGVCPGVGNGNVILFSESQARAVVTSSPENEKQITDVFLSHKIPFQKVGVVTGDGVMEFEGMFSTGLREAMGLWLEGFEKSLTRRTV, translated from the coding sequence ATGTGCAAACCTTTTGATGACAGGGAAGCCCGGCGCGTGTATAATCAGACCCGTATTTTTCGCCCGATGCCACAAAATCCGTCTGAGACAAATTGCAGCAGCGAAGCCGAAGCCCTTGAGCACGGGCTTTCTTCTCAGGAATATTCCCTGATACAAAAAACACTCGGCAGAGAACCCAACCGGGTTGAGACGGGCATTCTCGGCGCGATGTGGTCGGAGCACTGCTCCTACAAGAGCTCAAGGGTTCATCTGAGCAAATTCCCCACGGAGGGCAAGGCCGTGGTTCACGGGCCCGGAGAGAACGCCGGGGTGATGGATATAGGCGGCGGCCTGTGTGTTGTGTTCAAAATGGAAAGCCACAACCACCCCTCTTTTATAGAGCCCTGTCAGGGCGCGGCAACCGGCGTCGGGGGCATACTGAGAGACATCTTCACCATGGGAGCGAGGCCCGTGGCAATTCTTGACTCTCTCAGATTTGGCGACCCGTCTCTTGACAAGACACGGTTTCTTGTGGACGGAGTCGTATCGGGCATAGCGGAATACGGCAACTGCGTGGGCGTGCCGACAGTCGGGGGCGAGATTGATTTTGATGAATGCTACAACGGAAACCCCCTTGTTAACGTTCTGGCGGTCGGCATAGCGCGAAAGGACGGAATCTTCACAGGGTGCGCGGCGGGCGTGGGCAACTCAGTCATATATGTCGGCTCAAAAACCGGCAGGGACGGCATCAAAGGCGCTGTTATGGCGTCTGATGTTTTTGGCGATGAAACCTCATCAGACCGCCCCACTGTTCAAATCGGAGACCCCTTTACGGAAAAACTGCTTATAGAGGCGTGTATGGAACTTTTTGAGACGGACGCAGTGGTTGGCATACAGGACATGGGAGCGGCGGGGCTTACCTCGTCTTCCGCGGAGATGGCGGAGCGGAGCGGAAACGGGATATGGATTGAGTGCGGCAAAATCCCCCGGCGCGAAGAGGGAATGACGCCTTATGAAATTATGCTGTCCGAATCTCAGGAAAGGATGCTTGCCGTGATAAAAAAAGGCAGGGAGGACGATGCGAGAAAAGTTTTTGAAAAATGGGGTCTTGATTTTTCCGTAATCGGGCGGGTTACCGGAGACAACAGGCTTGTTGTCGCCGAAAACGGCGAGCCGGTGGCGGACCTTCCCGTCAACCTCATTGCGGACGCGCCGAAATACTCAAGGCCGATGAAAAAACCGGCATCCCCTCCCCCATCTCCCTCCCCTATTCCCGAAGGCGGGGAGAAGGAGAATTTTATCAGGATGCTCTCCTCGCCGTCCTGCGCGAGCAAACGCTGGATATACGGGCAGTATGACCACATGGTGGGAACGGCCACCGTTTTGCCCCCCGGCGGGTCGGATGCGTCCGTTATCCGCATAAGAGGAGAGGCAAAGGGGCTTGCTTTGACTTCCAACTGCAACTCCCGTTACTGTCTTCTGAATCCCAGAGAGGGAGCGAAGGCGGCGGTTGCCGAAAGCGCCAGAAATATCGCGTGTGTGGGGGCAAGGCCTCTGGGCATTACTGATTGCCTCAATTTTGGCAATCCGGAAAACCCCGAAGTCATGTGGCAGTTCTCCGAGGCCGTGGAGGGAATCTCGGAGGCCGCAGAGTATTTTTCAACTCCCGTAGTCAGCGGAAACGTCAGTTTGTATAACGAAACCGCCGGGGTTTCAATAAATCCCACTCCCATTATAGGAATGGTCGGAATCATTGACGATATTTCCAAAACGGTTGCCAAGCGTTTCAGGGACGAAGGGGATTTGATTTTTATCGCGGGGCGGACGTTTGAAGATATGGGAGGAAGTCTTTTTTCCGCGCTACTTGCCGGTGAAGTTGCGGGCGAGCCGCCTTCCGTGAATCTTGAAAGCGAGATGGGGCTGGTTTTGTCCTTGGTGGAGTGCTGCGGGAAGGGTATAATCAAGTCAGCTCATGATGTTTCAGAGGGAGGTCTGGGCATTGCTCTCGCCGAGTGTTGCTTTTCCGGAATTGACGGTAATGTCGGGTTCTCAGTGCTCCTTGACGGGGTATGCCCCGGAGTCGGGAACGGCAACGTGATTCTCTTTTCCGAATCTCAGGCGCGCGCCGTTGTTACCTCAAGCCCTGAGAATGAGAAGCAAATCACCGATGTTTTTCTCTCTCACAAAATCCCGTTTCAAAAGGTCGGAGTGGTAACGGGCGACGGAGTTATGGAGTTTGAGGGTATGTTTTCAACAGGGCTTCGGGAGGCCATGGGGTTGTGGCTTGAGGGCTTTGAAAAATCCCTGACCCGCCGGACGGTATGA
- a CDS encoding site-specific DNA-methyltransferase: MPVSEFIDTIKRGNCVELMQTMPGECVDLIVTDPPFAIDFKASRANYNRKESRVIEGYNEIKGNDYQTFTLNWLSQASRVLKQSGSMYVFSGWNHLKEILIAIDECGLTTINHLIWKYQFGVTTKRKYVTSHYHCLFLCKDDSKRRFYPFSRFGKEEKTANGGSAHYKDKEDVWDIKREYWQGDKKTPTKLPAEIIEKILDYSSKEGDLVLDPFLGSGQVAVVSKMRNRRYAGFEIVREYYEFALERLNSGNYRVKDDNEEDFDEERVGLFAL, encoded by the coding sequence ATGCCCGTCAGTGAATTTATAGACACAATCAAGCGCGGTAACTGCGTGGAATTGATGCAAACAATGCCCGGTGAATGCGTTGATTTGATTGTTACAGACCCGCCTTTCGCCATTGATTTCAAAGCAAGCAGAGCAAACTACAACAGAAAAGAAAGCCGTGTTATTGAGGGATACAATGAAATCAAAGGCAATGATTATCAAACTTTTACCTTAAACTGGCTTTCTCAGGCGTCCAGAGTTCTCAAACAGTCCGGCAGTATGTATGTCTTTTCCGGCTGGAATCATCTTAAAGAAATTCTGATAGCAATAGACGAATGCGGGCTTACAACGATCAACCATCTGATTTGGAAATACCAGTTTGGCGTAACAACAAAGAGGAAGTATGTAACTTCTCATTATCATTGTCTGTTTCTTTGCAAGGATGACAGCAAAAGGCGGTTTTACCCGTTTTCCCGCTTTGGCAAGGAAGAAAAGACAGCAAACGGCGGCTCGGCTCACTACAAAGACAAAGAGGATGTATGGGATATAAAAAGAGAGTATTGGCAAGGCGATAAGAAAACGCCGACCAAGCTCCCGGCTGAAATCATTGAGAAGATTCTTGATTACTCAAGCAAAGAGGGGGATTTGGTTCTGGACCCGTTTCTGGGTTCGGGGCAGGTTGCCGTTGTCAGCAAGATGAGGAACAGAAGGTATGCGGGGTTTGAGATTGTGCGGGAGTATTATGAGTTTGCGCTGGAGAGGTTGAATTCGGGCAACTACAGGGTCAAAGACGATAATGAGGAAGATTTTGACGAAGAGAGAGTAGGGCTTTTCGCGTTATGA
- a CDS encoding MoxR family ATPase, whose amino-acid sequence MARQKQQQFEGTERYVATRDLILAVNASITLERPLLVKGEPGTGKTMLAFEIAEALGKSLITWHVKSTTTAQQGLYEYDAVARLRDSQLGDEKVKDIANYIEKGKLWDAFESKEQSVLLIDEIDKADIEFPNDLLLELDKMEFYCYELRKTVKAVNRPVVIITSNNEKELPDAFLRRCFFHYITFPDVETLKAIVEVHHPGLEKKLLNSALEIFYSLREIDGLKKKPSTSELIDWIKLLTAGKIAAGELEKFDITEEDPPYAGALIKNEQDYEMLQMLRYRMKR is encoded by the coding sequence ATGGCACGGCAGAAGCAACAACAGTTTGAGGGAACAGAGCGGTATGTGGCGACCAGAGACCTTATCCTTGCGGTCAATGCGTCCATAACGCTTGAGAGGCCTCTCCTTGTCAAAGGGGAGCCGGGAACGGGCAAAACCATGCTGGCGTTTGAGATAGCCGAGGCGCTTGGCAAGTCTCTTATAACCTGGCATGTGAAGTCCACAACCACCGCCCAGCAGGGGCTTTACGAGTATGACGCCGTCGCCCGCCTTCGTGATTCCCAGTTGGGTGATGAAAAAGTCAAAGACATCGCAAACTACATAGAGAAGGGCAAACTGTGGGACGCCTTTGAATCCAAAGAGCAGTCGGTGCTTCTGATAGACGAGATAGACAAGGCGGACATAGAGTTTCCAAACGACCTGCTGCTTGAGTTGGACAAGATGGAGTTTTATTGCTACGAGTTGCGGAAGACCGTCAAGGCGGTGAACCGCCCGGTTGTCATTATCACTTCAAACAATGAGAAGGAGTTGCCGGATGCGTTTCTGCGCCGTTGCTTCTTTCACTACATAACTTTCCCTGATGTTGAGACATTGAAGGCGATAGTTGAGGTTCACCACCCCGGACTTGAAAAGAAGTTGCTGAACAGCGCGCTTGAGATTTTCTACTCATTGCGCGAGATAGACGGGCTGAAGAAAAAGCCGTCCACAAGCGAGTTGATTGACTGGATCAAGCTTCTGACCGCCGGAAAGATAGCGGCGGGAGAGTTGGAGAAGTTTGATATAACGGAGGAAGACCCGCCGTATGCGGGGGCGTTGATTAAGAATGAGCAGGATTATGAGATGTTGCAGATGTTGAGGTATCGGATGAAGAGGTGA
- a CDS encoding GNAT family N-acetyltransferase: protein MTDKNLAVRMARREDAGAMAQILIDIGWSERRNALAPEEVSEPIEKLISVSSSDPEGHTLLVAEDGGGGVVGFVNVHWVPFIMLAGYEGYVSDVFVSPSAAGTGAGTLLLSAVMDEGKRRDCFRLMVTNGKEKPSYKRGFYKKMGWTERPKVANFVYYYKEPWS, encoded by the coding sequence ATGACAGACAAAAACCTTGCCGTCCGCATGGCGCGGCGTGAAGACGCGGGCGCGATGGCTCAGATACTCATAGACATAGGCTGGTCTGAGAGGAGAAACGCCCTTGCGCCCGAAGAGGTTTCAGAACCGATAGAAAAACTGATAAGCGTCTCGTCCTCCGACCCCGAAGGGCACACGCTTCTTGTCGCCGAAGACGGCGGCGGCGGGGTGGTCGGGTTTGTCAATGTTCACTGGGTCCCGTTCATCATGCTTGCCGGTTATGAGGGCTACGTCTCCGATGTGTTTGTCAGCCCTTCAGCGGCGGGGACGGGCGCGGGGACGCTTCTTCTTTCGGCTGTTATGGACGAGGGAAAACGGAGGGACTGTTTCCGCCTTATGGTAACAAACGGAAAAGAAAAACCGTCCTACAAAAGGGGTTTCTACAAGAAAATGGGCTGGACGGAACGCCCCAAAGTCGCAAACTTTGTTTACTACTACAAAGAGCCATGGTCGTAG